The Herpetosiphonaceae bacterium nucleotide sequence AGCACGGCATTCACCACTGCCTGCTGCGCCGCCCGCGCTGCGACGATTCGAGCGCGCCGCGCCGCGCGTTCACGCAGCCGATCAAGTGCGCCGACCATTGCCCGCCGTGTGACGGCTGCCCGCTGCGCGACGTTTGTACCGCGTATCATGCCTTCGCAGCGTCGAGCTAACGATCATATCCTATCTACACATAGTCCTTTATCAGGTGTGTATCAGGTCATTCCGGCTAGGGCCGGGGTTGACGTGACCCCTAACTCAACTATAATTTCTGAAAGACTCTTAACCCTGATGTGAAGAGAGGCCACCTGTGTCCCACCGTACTTACCGCACGCTGCTCCTTGCGCTAGCCCTGCTGCTGGCTGCGGGAACGTTCGGCAGCGTTGTTCCTCGCGCTGCCGCCGCGCCAGCTTCGCCAGCCGATTCCGGCCCGTTCCGCTACTTCAAGGAAACCGGCCACAACATCGGCACCCGCATCAAGGCGTTCTACGAACAGAACGGCGGCATTCCAATCTTTGGCCTGCCGCTGACCGAGGTCGTCCGCGAGGGCAACCTCGAAGTGCAGTATTTCGAGCGCGCCCGCTTTGAGCTGCATCCTGAGTTCGAGCCAGCCTTCTATGTGTCGATCACGCAGCTTGGTCGGTCGCTGATCGAGGGCCGCACCGAGCCAGCGTTTGCGCCGCAGCTCGCCGAGAACGACGCGAACACGACCTACTTCCCGCAGACCGGCCACAGCATCCGCTTTGGCTTCCGCGCCTTCTGGCTCAAAAACGGCGGCCTGCCGATCTTCGGCTATCCGCTGTCCGAGGAGTTCACGGAGGTCAGCCCCGACGACGGTAAAGAATATACCGTGCAGTACTTCGAGCGGATCAAGCTTGAGTATCATCCCGAAGATCCGCAGAGCCAGATCAAGCTTTCCCGGCTGGGCGCGCAGGCGCTCGATCGCTCAGGGCTGCCCGAGTCGGTGCGGCGTCCCGTTCCGGCGATCTCGCTGCTGAGCACGGCGACCACCGGCTACTTCGGCTCGATCGCGGAGCGCGTCAACAACATCGCGCGCGGCGCTGCCCGCATGAACGGGCTGATCATCGCGCCGGGCGCGACCTTCTCGTTCAACAACGCGCTCGGCTCAGCGGGCACGGAGGACGGCTTTGTCGAGGGCTATGCGATCGTCAACGGCCAGCTCGAAAAAGTGACCGGCGGCGGTATCTGCCAGATCTCGACCACGATGTACCGCGCGGTGTTCAACGCGGGCCTCGATATTGTCGATCGGCGGCCACACTCGTATGTGATCAACTTCTACGAGAACATCGACGGCTTCGACGCGACGGTCTTCGCGCCCTACGTCGATTTCAAGTGGCGCAACGACACGGGCGGCCCGATCTACATGATGGCCGCGACCAATCCCAAGGCTGCGACCGTGACCTTCTGGTTGTACGGCTTCAACGATGGGCGCAAAACCCAGATGGTCGGACCATTCTCGAAGAACGTCAAGAGGCAGGGCATCGCCAACTGGCAGTACGATCCGTCGCTCAAGCGCGGCCAGGTGATCCAGCTTGTCCACGGACGGCCCGGCAAGGATGTTGAGATGCAGCGCATCGTGACGGCGGCGAACGGCAAGATCCTGCACAAGGATAACCTGTCGAGCAAGTATCGCCCGTGGGAAGACTTCTATGCCTACGGTCCCGGCGTAACGCCTCCCAAGGGCGTGAACATCATTCCGGCCAAGACCAAGGCGAAAGCGCCGTCGCGGTAGGCGGGGAACGAACAGAGAACAAAGAACAAGGCAAAACCTTGAACTTTGAACTCGGAACGTTGAGCTTTGAACTTCGCCCGCCCCTAGACCAACCGCCGTCTCGTTTTCGAGCGGCGGTTGGTCGTGCCTACTTGCGGCGGCGTCCGTGCCCGTTCCCCTGGTCGGGCGGACGCGGATCGCGGCGGGGCGGCTGCGACGATCCGCCGGAACGCTGCTCAGAGCCGCCCGCGCCGAGCCGCCGCAGCTCGTCGAGGCGCTGGCGAATAAAGCTGCTCTCGCGGTCGAGCATCATCTCGGTCGCGGCGGCAATGTCGGCTTTGCGCACGTCTTGCAGCGCGAGAAAGAGCAGCCGCGCCGACGCGCCAAAGATGCGATAGGCCGCGTAGCCGCGCGGCCCCAGGCGCGCTTCGAGCGTCTCGCCCTCGGCCAGCCCGATCACCTCGACATCGTTTTCGGGATGAGACAGATCGACGGTGATTAACATGAGACGACTCCTTTCCTCGTACGCGGACAAGGGGCACGGCAGGCCGTACCCCTCGCGGATCACACAGGCAGGCCGTTGGGACTAGCCACGGCGCACGTTGTAGAACGCGCTCATCCCGGCGTACTTCGCGGCATCGCCCAGCTCCTCCTCGATGCGCAGCAGTTGATTGTACTTCGCCACGCGGTCGGTGCGGGCGGGAGCGCCAGTCTTGATCTGGCCTGCGTTGGTCGCCACCACCAGATCGGCGATCGTCACATCCTCAGTCTCGCCTGAGCGATGCGAGATGATCGCGGTAAAGCCCGCGCGCTGCGCCGTCGAGATCGCGTCGAGCGTCTCCGTCAGCGAGCCGATCTGATTCAGCTTGATCAGAATCGAGTTAGCGGTGCGCTCGGTAATGCCGCGCCGCAGGCGCTCCACGTTCGTCACAAACAGGTCATCACCGACAAGCTGCACGCGGTCGCCGATGCGCTCGCGCAGCATATTCCAGTGCTGCCAGTCGTCCTCGGCCAGTGCGTCCTCGATCGAGATGATCGGATACTTCTCGACCAGCTTGACCCAGTAGTCGACCATCTCCTCGCCGGAGAGGGTGCGGCCCTCGCGCGCCAGGTTGTACGAGCCGTTCTCGTACAGCTCGGTGACAGCCGGGTCCATCGCCAGCATGATCTGCTCGCCGGGCCGGTAGCCAGCCTTCTGGATCGCCTCCATGATCACCTCAAGCGGTGCCTCGTTCGTGGGCAGCGACGGCGCGAATCCGCCCTCATCGCCGACCGTCGTCGAGAGCTTGCGGTCGTGGAGCACGCCCTTGAGCGCGGCGTAGATCTCGGTGCCCCAGCGCAGCCCCTCGGCAAACGAGGATGCCCCGACCGGCATGACCATAAACTCCTGAAAATCGGCGCTATTATCGGCGTGCTTGCCGCCGTTCAAGATATTCATCATCGGCACCGGCAGCGTATGGCCGAAGACGCCGCCCAGGTAGCGGTAGAGCGGAATATCCAGCGAGGCCGCCGCCGCCTTCGCCACCGCCAGCGACACGCCCAGGATCGCGTTCGCGCCGAGCTTACCCTTGTTGTTCGAGCCGTCCAGATCGATCAGGATCTTGTCGATGCCGACCTGATCGAGCGCGTTCAGCCCGATCAGCTCCTCGGCGATCGTGCGGTTGACGTTCTCGACCGCTTTCAGCGTGCCCTTGCCGCCGTAGCGACTTTTATCGCCGTCGCGCAGCTCTACCGCCTCGTGCGCGCCCGTGGACGCGCCGGACGGAACGACCGCCCTTCCGATCGAGCCGTCGTCCAGGCGCACATCGACCTCGACCGTGGGATTGCCACGGCTATCCAGCACCTCACGTCCGATGACCTCTGCAATCATTGACATCTCAATCCTCCTTCAGCACGCCGCCGCGCCGATCGACTCCATGCCGCGCCGCGGCCTATTGATCTCCTGCCCTGGCCTGCTCAATCATCTGAATCGCCTCGACGATATGCGGGTCGCGCGCCTCGCTAAAGCGCATCCAGTCCACGCCGATCGAGCGATCCGGCAGCACGCCCCGGCCTTCAAGATTCGAGCCGTCTTGAAGCCTGAACCCCTCCTGCGCGACCCACAGCCGCGAGCCGTCGTCAAAATCGTAGGCATAGATCGTCTCGGTGTTGCCTGCCGTGTTGACGCCGACTACGCTCGCGCCGCGCTGCGCCTGAAGCACGGCGGCGAAGATCTCGGCGTAGCTTTCCGTCTCGCGATCGACCAGCACCACCAGCGGCAGATCCTTGAGCGATGGAGACAGCTCGCTCGGCGTGATCGTCAGCGGGTAGCTCTCCTCCTGGCTATAGAACGCCCCGACCTCACCAGCGACAAAGTGCGATAGCAGCCCTTCCAGCACGCTGCGCCAGCCGCCGCCATTGCCGCGCACATCGACGATCAGGCCATCCAGATGCCCTTCGTCGGCCACAAGCCGCTGCACACCGACCCGCACACGATCGGCCATATCGTGCGCCCAGAACGACTGGACCAGCACATAGCCGACGCGCGTCTCCGGCAGGCGATAGGCTTCGGGCACATACTGCGCCAGCACCGGACGCCGCTCAAGCGTCAGCGTCCGCGCCTCGCCGCCGGGCGTGTACACCTCCAGTTCGACGCGCGTATTCGCCGGGCCGCCGATCTCCGGCAGCGCGCCATCGCCCGCGACCGGCTGCCCATCGACGGCGACGATCATATCACGACGCTTCATGCCAGCGTTCGCCGCCGAACTATTCGGAAAGACCGTCGTCACCAGCAGGCCGTCGTCGTACTCCACCGTCAAGATCCCAACGC carries:
- a CDS encoding VanW family protein, with amino-acid sequence MSHRTYRTLLLALALLLAAGTFGSVVPRAAAAPASPADSGPFRYFKETGHNIGTRIKAFYEQNGGIPIFGLPLTEVVREGNLEVQYFERARFELHPEFEPAFYVSITQLGRSLIEGRTEPAFAPQLAENDANTTYFPQTGHSIRFGFRAFWLKNGGLPIFGYPLSEEFTEVSPDDGKEYTVQYFERIKLEYHPEDPQSQIKLSRLGAQALDRSGLPESVRRPVPAISLLSTATTGYFGSIAERVNNIARGAARMNGLIIAPGATFSFNNALGSAGTEDGFVEGYAIVNGQLEKVTGGGICQISTTMYRAVFNAGLDIVDRRPHSYVINFYENIDGFDATVFAPYVDFKWRNDTGGPIYMMAATNPKAATVTFWLYGFNDGRKTQMVGPFSKNVKRQGIANWQYDPSLKRGQVIQLVHGRPGKDVEMQRIVTAANGKILHKDNLSSKYRPWEDFYAYGPGVTPPKGVNIIPAKTKAKAPSR
- the eno gene encoding phosphopyruvate hydratase, which codes for MSMIAEVIGREVLDSRGNPTVEVDVRLDDGSIGRAVVPSGASTGAHEAVELRDGDKSRYGGKGTLKAVENVNRTIAEELIGLNALDQVGIDKILIDLDGSNNKGKLGANAILGVSLAVAKAAAASLDIPLYRYLGGVFGHTLPVPMMNILNGGKHADNSADFQEFMVMPVGASSFAEGLRWGTEIYAALKGVLHDRKLSTTVGDEGGFAPSLPTNEAPLEVIMEAIQKAGYRPGEQIMLAMDPAVTELYENGSYNLAREGRTLSGEEMVDYWVKLVEKYPIISIEDALAEDDWQHWNMLRERIGDRVQLVGDDLFVTNVERLRRGITERTANSILIKLNQIGSLTETLDAISTAQRAGFTAIISHRSGETEDVTIADLVVATNAGQIKTGAPARTDRVAKYNQLLRIEEELGDAAKYAGMSAFYNVRRG
- a CDS encoding S41 family peptidase, translated to MRWLALLLVVLAGCTPPPQVVVSLPQPTATATLAPSPLAAPTSTPTDTPLPAETPTSVAVSPTPDVPTPTATPTIDPSQLTPVPTPTLPALDRTRRSELFDEVWQTVADHYLYADFGGVNWVEIKARYESRALEAAAPAEFYATLSEMIDELRDEHSRFEDPQTAFTQRAIASGTDAYVGVGILTVEYDDGLLVTTVFPNSSAANAGMKRRDMIVAVDGQPVAGDGALPEIGGPANTRVELEVYTPGGEARTLTLERRPVLAQYVPEAYRLPETRVGYVLVQSFWAHDMADRVRVGVQRLVADEGHLDGLIVDVRGNGGGWRSVLEGLLSHFVAGEVGAFYSQEESYPLTITPSELSPSLKDLPLVVLVDRETESYAEIFAAVLQAQRGASVVGVNTAGNTETIYAYDFDDGSRLWVAQEGFRLQDGSNLEGRGVLPDRSIGVDWMRFSEARDPHIVEAIQMIEQARAGDQ